In the genome of Mytilus edulis chromosome 3, xbMytEdul2.2, whole genome shotgun sequence, one region contains:
- the LOC139516137 gene encoding DNA ligase 1-like: MAMSNQEKEKERLDVSGFCEAICSTAEFECSLEDNLDKKAAEAKRPVWKMEIKRENKEEKRLEKDESMNIEKDESMNIEEKRAETDESMNIEEKKPEIGVDIPTEQRRELIITKIHQQRIGENPLKNAVGHANKDPVQNSESKRSINDEETTKDEKKRKREMMKYEKLLEKKAKEEEKNIKAQYKAIDKSIKKYSKDVKSTMKKEEKRKVQMKKMGEKAQRMLEKEMKKIEIERVKDEKKKLVQAIDVAKERQNDLKIVKTNEETEKNEDENMNKDQTINVDGGKQNDSENTQKEAGTIKERKTNYDVIEKDERKENDKKDAKDIEISSNNPIKKTTFAARISGFF; encoded by the exons ATGGCTATGTCCaatcaagaaaaagaaaaggaacGCCTTGATGTGTCTGGCTTCTGTGAGGCCATATGTAGTACAGCTGAATTTGAGTGTTCACTTGAAGACAATCTAGACAAGAAGGCCGCTGAGGCAAAGAGGCCAGTTTGGAAAATGGAAATAA AAAGAGAAAATAAAGAAGAGAAGAGATTAGAAAAAGATGAAAGCATGAATATAGAAAAAGATGAAAGTATGAATATAGAAGAAAAGAGAGCAGAAACCGATGAAAGTATGAATATAGAAGAAAAGAAACCAGAAATTGGCGTGGATATACCAACAGAGCAAAGACGGG aATTGATAATAACAAAGATCCACCAGCAGAGAATTGGAGAGAATCCATTGAAGAATGCAGTCGGTCATGCTAATA AGGATCCAGTCCAGAATTCTGAATCTAAAAGATCAATTAATGACGAAGAAACGACGAAGGACGAAAAGAAAAGGAAAAGAGAAatgatgaaatatgaaaaattactGGAGAAAAAAGccaaagaagaagaaaagaatatTAAAGCACAGTACAAAGCAATCGACAAGAGTATTAAAAAATACTCAAAAGATGTCAAGTCAACAATGAAGAAGGAAGAAAAGAGGAAAGTACAGATGAAAAAGATGGGTGAAAAAGCACAAAGGATGTTGGAAAAAG AAATGAAGAAGATCGAGATAGAAAGAGTAAAGGATGAAAAGAAGAAACTAGTCCAAGCTATTGATGTTGCGAAGGAAAGACAAAATGATTTGAAAATAGTCAAAACAAATGAGGAGACAGAGAAAAACGAAGACGAAAACATGAACAAGGATCAAACTATCAATGTTGATGGGGGAAAACAAAATGATTCAGAGAATACACAGAAAGAGGCAGGGACGATTAAAGAAAGGAAAACTAACTACGATGTCATTGAAAAggatgaaagaaaagaaaatgacaaaaaagacgCAAAAGACATTGAAATCAGTTCCAACAATCCTATAAAGAAAACCACATTTGCTGCAAGAATCAGTGGATTCTTCTGA